In a genomic window of Deltaproteobacteria bacterium:
- a CDS encoding DEAD/DEAH box helicase, with product MPRRPRASSNPPTHEQALPGFGEATRRWFAETLGAPTRVQELGWPVLARGEHALLVAPTGTGKTLAALLACLDRLIRAPRPAHPGVRVLYLSPLKALAADMERNLRAPLEGIRRLATHEGLTCRDVELDVRTGDTSASERRRQARAPGEVLITTPESLFLILGSAARETLRTVETVVVDEIHALAPSKRGVHLALSLERLACLTARDPQRIGLSATMRPLERVAAYLGGDRPVTVVDAAERPRLELAVRLPQAEPTPQAGVWPILIPELLAEIRAHRSTIVFVNSRRVAERVARALNELAGEELVLAHHGSLAREQRRVAEEALKTGALRGMVATSSLELGIDMGAVDLVIQVEAPAAVTQALQRLGRAGHSVGETSRGLVFAKSPGDLLNTAVVAERTLSGAIEELQVPDRTLDVLAQQVVGMVTVEPWRASDLLRVVTRAASFRGLSRDALDAVLEMLAGRYPSDAFADLRPRLVWDRRRDELTARPGARTISLVNAGTIVDRGLYAVRLGEGGPRVGELDEEMVYESRVGEVFLLGASSWRIEAIQRDEVIVRPAPGEPGKMPFWKGEGPGRPVELGRAIGAFVRELAALPPAKARARLVERHRLDLSAADRLLAYLAEQKEATGTLPTDRAITVERFRDELGDFRLCILSPFGARLHAPWALLLEARLSHRAGFSVESVYTDNGIVLRFSGAEPEALPGADDLVLSPEEVEPLLVEQLRHAPLFAAHFRENAARSLLLPRRRAGQRAPLWSQRQRARELLGVALKHPRFPIVLETYRECLKEVFDLPALLELLGAIRSRKVRLEEVETRTPSPFARGLVFAFVAAYLYEGDAPAAERRAQALTLDRTLLRELLGEEALRDLLDGQAVGEVEEELQRLSSERRARTADELHDLLRQVGDLSLAEVEARTSEDPRPWLEDLRVDGRALALPIGGDARFVAVEDAARYRDGLGVTLPGELPAALLEPVPEALEGLLLRQARRRGPFHAATLADRYALPVAAVEALLRALVARGELVHAELLPGGTAPEWCHVEVLPLLRRRSLARLRNAVAPVGPEAVARFLPRWQGLDSPAGGLPALRRAVTQLEGLALPLSELLGRVLPARVAGFRPAQLDELGAAGELVWVGAGALGRRDGRVRLFRRERARELLEPAATELPAEYRTPIHEHILVFLASHGASFAVALRQALPEVPPAELHQALWELVFAGLVTNDTFAPLAEHLGTIRRASAARLRRGGRPRRAPSGVQTTSGRWSTVASLASPETPPTARALAWTELLLERYGLVTPGVVAAEGLEGGFARLAPILRELEAHGRVRRGYFVEGAGGLQYALPGAIDGLREARDGGDEELTLLGTSDPACPYGSLLAWPELRRPELAGPARRAGTQLVLLGGRPALVVSGSGRRVSTFAGEGEATLLAAFRDGLRTVARERRRLSIRVDEVDGEPALLSALRPLLERAGFRGEAPGLVLELTR from the coding sequence ATGCCGCGCCGCCCCCGAGCCTCGTCCAATCCGCCGACGCATGAGCAGGCCCTGCCGGGCTTCGGCGAGGCCACGCGCCGCTGGTTCGCCGAGACGCTCGGCGCGCCCACTCGCGTGCAGGAGCTCGGCTGGCCCGTCCTCGCCCGAGGCGAGCACGCCCTGCTCGTCGCCCCCACCGGCACGGGCAAGACGCTCGCCGCGCTCCTCGCCTGCCTGGACCGGCTGATCCGCGCGCCCCGGCCCGCTCACCCGGGGGTCCGCGTCCTCTATCTCTCGCCGCTCAAGGCCCTGGCGGCCGACATGGAGCGCAACCTGCGCGCGCCCCTCGAGGGGATCCGGCGCCTGGCGACCCACGAGGGCCTGACCTGCCGCGACGTGGAGCTGGACGTGCGCACGGGTGACACGTCGGCCAGCGAGCGCCGGCGCCAGGCTCGCGCGCCCGGCGAGGTGCTCATCACCACGCCCGAGTCCCTCTTCCTCATCCTCGGCTCCGCCGCGCGCGAGACGCTGCGCACCGTCGAAACGGTGGTAGTGGACGAGATCCACGCGCTCGCCCCGTCGAAACGTGGCGTGCATCTCGCGCTCTCGCTCGAGCGACTGGCCTGCCTCACCGCCCGCGACCCGCAGCGCATCGGCCTGTCGGCCACCATGCGTCCCCTCGAACGCGTCGCGGCCTACCTCGGCGGGGACCGGCCCGTCACGGTCGTGGACGCCGCCGAACGCCCGCGCCTCGAGCTGGCGGTGCGCCTGCCGCAGGCCGAGCCCACGCCGCAAGCGGGCGTCTGGCCCATCCTGATCCCCGAGCTTCTGGCGGAGATCCGCGCGCACCGGAGCACGATCGTCTTCGTGAACAGCCGGCGCGTGGCCGAGCGGGTCGCGCGGGCCCTGAACGAGCTCGCCGGCGAGGAGCTCGTGCTCGCGCACCACGGGAGCCTGGCCCGCGAGCAGCGCCGCGTCGCGGAGGAGGCCCTGAAGACCGGCGCGCTCCGCGGCATGGTAGCCACGAGCTCGCTGGAGCTCGGGATCGACATGGGCGCCGTCGATCTGGTGATCCAGGTCGAGGCTCCCGCCGCCGTGACGCAGGCCCTGCAGCGCCTCGGTCGCGCGGGCCACTCCGTCGGCGAGACGAGTCGCGGGCTGGTCTTCGCCAAGAGCCCGGGGGACCTCCTGAACACCGCGGTCGTGGCGGAGCGCACCCTCAGCGGCGCCATCGAAGAGCTCCAGGTACCGGACCGCACCCTGGACGTGCTGGCGCAGCAGGTGGTGGGGATGGTGACGGTCGAGCCCTGGCGAGCGAGCGACCTCCTGCGGGTGGTCACGCGCGCCGCGAGCTTTCGCGGGCTCTCCCGCGACGCGCTGGACGCCGTGCTGGAGATGCTCGCCGGGCGCTATCCGTCGGACGCGTTCGCCGACCTGCGACCGCGCCTCGTCTGGGACCGGCGACGCGACGAGCTCACCGCTCGCCCCGGGGCGCGCACGATCAGCCTCGTGAACGCCGGGACGATCGTGGACCGCGGTCTGTACGCGGTGCGCCTCGGGGAGGGGGGCCCGCGCGTCGGCGAGCTGGACGAGGAGATGGTCTACGAGTCCCGCGTCGGCGAGGTCTTTCTCCTCGGCGCCTCGAGCTGGCGCATCGAGGCCATCCAGCGCGACGAGGTCATCGTGCGCCCCGCCCCCGGCGAGCCCGGGAAGATGCCCTTCTGGAAGGGCGAGGGACCGGGTCGCCCCGTCGAGCTCGGACGCGCCATCGGCGCCTTCGTCCGCGAGCTGGCCGCGCTGCCACCCGCGAAGGCGCGAGCCCGGCTCGTCGAGCGCCACCGCCTGGACCTGTCGGCTGCCGACCGCTTGCTCGCGTACCTGGCCGAGCAGAAGGAGGCCACGGGCACCCTGCCCACCGATCGCGCGATCACCGTGGAGCGCTTTCGCGACGAGCTCGGCGACTTCCGCCTCTGCATCCTCTCTCCCTTCGGGGCGCGCCTCCACGCGCCGTGGGCCCTGCTGCTCGAAGCCCGCCTGTCGCACCGTGCCGGCTTCTCGGTCGAGTCGGTCTACACGGACAACGGGATCGTCCTGCGCTTCTCGGGGGCCGAGCCCGAGGCGCTCCCCGGGGCGGACGACCTCGTCCTCTCTCCCGAGGAGGTGGAGCCGCTGCTCGTCGAACAGCTGCGACACGCGCCGCTCTTCGCCGCCCATTTTCGCGAGAACGCCGCCCGCTCGCTACTCCTCCCGCGCAGACGCGCCGGACAGCGGGCCCCTCTCTGGTCCCAGCGACAGCGCGCGCGGGAGCTGCTCGGCGTCGCGCTCAAGCATCCTCGCTTCCCGATCGTCCTCGAGACCTACCGCGAGTGCCTGAAGGAGGTCTTCGACCTGCCGGCCCTTCTCGAGCTCCTCGGCGCGATCCGCTCCCGGAAGGTGCGGCTCGAGGAGGTCGAGACGCGCACGCCCTCTCCCTTCGCCCGCGGCCTCGTCTTCGCCTTCGTGGCGGCTTACCTCTACGAGGGAGACGCTCCCGCGGCGGAGCGCAGGGCGCAGGCCTTGACCCTTGACCGCACGCTCCTGCGCGAGCTCCTCGGAGAGGAGGCGCTACGCGACCTGCTCGACGGCCAGGCGGTGGGCGAGGTGGAGGAGGAGCTCCAGCGTCTGAGCTCCGAGCGGCGCGCTCGTACCGCCGACGAGCTGCACGATCTGCTGCGACAGGTGGGAGATCTATCGCTCGCGGAGGTCGAGGCCCGTACGAGCGAAGACCCCCGCCCCTGGCTCGAGGACCTCCGGGTCGACGGCCGCGCCCTCGCGCTCCCTATTGGAGGGGACGCTCGCTTTGTGGCGGTGGAGGACGCCGCGCGCTATCGCGACGGGCTCGGCGTGACCCTGCCGGGCGAGCTTCCCGCCGCGCTCCTCGAACCCGTCCCCGAGGCGCTCGAGGGGCTCCTCCTACGCCAGGCGCGACGCCGCGGTCCCTTCCACGCCGCGACGCTCGCCGACCGCTACGCCCTCCCCGTCGCCGCGGTGGAGGCGCTCCTGCGCGCCCTCGTCGCCCGCGGGGAGCTTGTCCACGCCGAGCTGCTTCCGGGAGGCACCGCGCCGGAATGGTGTCACGTCGAGGTCCTGCCGCTGCTCCGCAGGCGATCGCTGGCGCGGCTCCGAAACGCGGTCGCGCCGGTCGGCCCCGAGGCGGTCGCGCGCTTCCTCCCGCGGTGGCAGGGGCTCGATAGTCCCGCCGGCGGCCTCCCCGCGCTGCGACGCGCGGTGACCCAGCTGGAAGGACTCGCCTTGCCCCTCTCGGAGCTCCTCGGCCGCGTCCTTCCGGCGCGCGTGGCTGGCTTTCGCCCGGCTCAGCTCGACGAGCTCGGGGCCGCGGGAGAGCTCGTCTGGGTGGGCGCCGGCGCCCTGGGACGGCGAGACGGTCGGGTCCGCCTCTTTCGCCGGGAGCGGGCCCGCGAGCTCCTCGAGCCGGCGGCGACGGAACTCCCGGCGGAATATAGAACGCCGATTCATGAACACATCCTCGTATTCCTCGCTTCCCACGGCGCCTCCTTCGCCGTGGCGCTGCGCCAGGCGCTCCCCGAGGTCCCCCCGGCCGAGCTCCACCAGGCGCTCTGGGAGCTCGTCTTCGCCGGCCTGGTAACGAATGACACCTTCGCCCCGCTCGCCGAACACCTCGGGACCATCCGCCGCGCTTCGGCTGCGCGACTGCGGCGAGGCGGCCGTCCCCGCCGTGCGCCGTCGGGCGTGCAGACCACCTCCGGGCGCTGGTCTACCGTGGCCTCGCTCGCCAGCCCGGAGACGCCGCCCACCGCGCGAGCTCTGGCCTGGACCGAGCTTCTGCTCGAGCGCTACGGCCTGGTCACGCCGGGCGTGGTCGCGGCCGAGGGGCTCGAGGGGGGCTTCGCGCGTCTCGCCCCGATCCTGCGCGAGCTCGAAGCGCACGGTCGCGTGCGACGCGGCTACTTCGTGGAGGGCGCAGGAGGGCTGCAGTACGCGCTGCCCGGCGCGATCGATGGCCTGCGCGAGGCGCGCGATGGCGGCGACGAAGAGCTGACCCTCCTCGGCACCTCGGACCCCGCGTGTCCCTACGGGAGCCTGCTGGCGTGGCCCGAGCTGCGGCGCCCCGAGCTCGCCGGCCCCGCTAGGCGAGCCGGTACGCAGCTCGTGCTCCTCGGAGGACGACCGGCGCTCGTGGTCTCGGGGAGCGGTCGTCGCGTCTCGACCTTTGCCGGCGAGGGCGAGGCGACGCTCCTCGCGGCCTTTCGCGACGGCCTCCGCACGGTGGCGCGCGAGCGACGAAGGCTTTCGATCCGGGTGGACGAGGTAGACGGCGAGCCCGCGCTGCTCTCGGCGCTGCGACCGCTCCTCGAGCGGGCCGGATTCAGGGGCGAGGCGCCGGGCCTGGTGCTCGAGCTGACGCGCTGA
- a CDS encoding DUF1566 domain-containing protein, producing the protein MTRRLVPPLLALAAFTALSVAGCAKAPSPTVPDTGAPPVDARTHDAAADQRLADAGADGGRCGLGRRACAGLCVAEASGCTCAGGARPAPAEWMAWVPKPIPTPATSYATTDDAVVDTHTCLVWQRAVPGGTFTLQQAKDYCAGLRLAGHDDWRVPTTVELLSIVERANTNPAIDSTVFPETPSTVDDNWSWSATPVARDAGYGWIVGFLYGVTSPNDVNHPSRVRCVR; encoded by the coding sequence ATGACGCGTAGACTCGTGCCGCCCCTCCTCGCCCTCGCGGCCTTCACCGCGCTCTCCGTCGCGGGTTGTGCCAAGGCCCCCTCCCCGACAGTTCCCGACACCGGCGCGCCTCCCGTCGACGCACGGACGCATGATGCCGCGGCGGACCAGCGCCTCGCCGACGCGGGAGCCGACGGCGGCAGGTGCGGCCTCGGAAGGCGGGCCTGCGCGGGGCTCTGCGTGGCGGAAGCCAGCGGCTGCACCTGCGCGGGAGGTGCGCGGCCGGCGCCTGCCGAGTGGATGGCCTGGGTGCCGAAACCCATCCCGACCCCAGCCACCTCCTACGCCACGACGGACGACGCCGTCGTGGACACCCATACCTGCCTGGTCTGGCAGCGCGCGGTGCCGGGCGGCACGTTCACACTCCAGCAGGCCAAGGACTACTGCGCCGGACTGCGCCTCGCCGGCCACGACGACTGGCGCGTGCCGACGACGGTCGAGCTCCTCTCCATCGTGGAGCGCGCCAACACGAACCCGGCCATCGACAGCACGGTCTTTCCGGAAACGCCCTCGACGGTCGATGACAACTGGAGCTGGAGCGCGACGCCGGTAGCGCGCGACGCCGGGTACGGGTGGATCGTGGGATTTCTCTACGGCGTGACCAGCCCGAACGATGTCAACCACCCGAGTCGTGTGAGGTGCGTGCGATGA
- a CDS encoding cupin domain-containing protein — protein MGTAEQKSLFKPDEVRTFEKGRMELVRIGGGVVGRAVLEPGWRWSEHIKPLAHTEWCEAPHFQYHIAGTLHVKMADGTEFDAKPGQVTSLPAGHDAWVVGNEPVILVDWSGATHWAEHPH, from the coding sequence ATGGGGACTGCAGAGCAGAAGAGCCTCTTCAAGCCGGACGAGGTCCGTACCTTCGAGAAGGGCCGGATGGAGCTGGTCCGCATCGGCGGCGGCGTCGTAGGGCGGGCCGTGCTGGAGCCCGGCTGGCGCTGGTCGGAACACATCAAGCCCCTCGCGCACACGGAGTGGTGCGAGGCGCCGCACTTCCAGTATCACATCGCCGGGACGCTCCACGTGAAGATGGCGGACGGTACCGAGTTCGACGCCAAACCCGGACAGGTGACGTCGCTCCCGGCCGGACACGACGCCTGGGTCGTCGGCAACGAGCCGGTCATCCTCGTGGACTGGAGCGGGGCCACCCACTGGGCCGAGCACCCGCACTAG
- a CDS encoding heparin lyase I family protein, translated as MRQKYGHVVVVLLLAAAPPGGCAGTLEGGPDSRVVDGAVIRDGGGGGADGARDGRSDAPSGPADGAVADRGDAAAAGDLFAPLPDGAPRLDGAVPPADQGAPVADRGTPPADSASPAPDRATPAPDQRVLLPDAAAGQILWAARHETGDKSEWYAPSTGPTGNYGGAEVLTGNASAAVVTTVAHGGTRALSLTITTPGSPTAGARFFRWAESRANRALYYSAWFYLPTAVTPNGSGLFWNLFQFKSRSTGGRDDPLWAFYADADGKGGVRLRAGWGYGGATVAGPKSGDSVGAKNFYQTTASLPVGKWVHLEAFLRQSSGFDGQVTLWQDGVKLFDFTNVRTSYANSTYNSWGAENEWAVLSYSDGLNPSPATIFIDDAVISTTRVGP; from the coding sequence ATGAGACAGAAGTATGGGCACGTAGTAGTCGTCCTGCTCCTCGCGGCGGCGCCTCCAGGCGGGTGCGCGGGCACGCTGGAAGGGGGACCTGATTCGCGGGTCGTCGACGGGGCGGTGATCCGGGACGGCGGCGGAGGAGGAGCCGACGGGGCGCGGGACGGGCGGTCAGACGCGCCCTCCGGACCGGCAGACGGCGCGGTAGCAGATCGGGGAGATGCCGCGGCGGCCGGGGACCTCTTCGCACCCCTTCCGGATGGTGCGCCGCGCCTCGACGGTGCGGTGCCTCCTGCCGACCAGGGAGCGCCCGTGGCCGATCGTGGGACACCGCCCGCCGACAGCGCGAGTCCGGCTCCCGACCGCGCGACTCCGGCTCCCGACCAGCGCGTGCTGCTCCCCGACGCCGCCGCGGGGCAGATCCTGTGGGCCGCGCGTCACGAGACAGGGGATAAGTCCGAGTGGTACGCGCCGAGCACGGGCCCGACGGGAAACTACGGCGGCGCGGAGGTCTTGACCGGCAACGCGAGCGCGGCCGTGGTCACCACCGTCGCGCACGGCGGCACCCGGGCGCTGTCCTTGACCATCACCACGCCCGGTTCACCCACGGCCGGGGCGCGCTTCTTTCGCTGGGCCGAGTCCCGCGCCAATCGTGCGCTCTACTACAGCGCGTGGTTCTACCTGCCGACGGCCGTGACGCCGAACGGAAGCGGTCTCTTCTGGAACCTGTTCCAGTTCAAGTCCCGGTCCACCGGCGGGCGCGACGATCCGCTCTGGGCCTTCTACGCCGACGCCGATGGCAAGGGGGGCGTGCGACTCCGCGCGGGGTGGGGCTACGGAGGCGCCACCGTCGCCGGCCCCAAGTCGGGCGATAGCGTGGGTGCGAAGAACTTCTACCAGACCACGGCCTCGCTCCCCGTCGGCAAGTGGGTGCACCTCGAGGCCTTCCTGCGGCAGTCGAGCGGGTTCGACGGTCAGGTCACGCTCTGGCAGGACGGGGTGAAGCTCTTCGACTTCACGAACGTCCGCACGAGCTACGCGAACAGCACCTACAACAGCTGGGGCGCGGAGAACGAGTGGGCCGTGCTGAGCTACTCCGACGGGCTGAACCCGAGCCCCGCGACGATCTTCATCGACGACGCCGTGATCAGCACGACCCGCGTCGGGCCGTAG
- a CDS encoding PAS domain S-box protein, with protein MSTFAGLHDPLALLEEVFARAPMGLQVYGADGTSLLVNPAFNTIFGAVPPPGYNVLQDEKLERRTAEFLRRVFAGESLLLPATWYDPLRADYGTMESGGLSAVETVGFPLLDGQGQVRHAVMLFTDVTERLRSEKARGETELRFRRIVELAHEGVWTLDEQDRTTFVNPRMAEMLGWPPEELLGRSPLDFFDEPWRSRATGGIARQRLGHPGRAELQMRRRDGRPLWVLLSATPLTDEAGAYHGSLALLTDVTDRKLAEEEVARSERRFRAIVEHGADVITLHDADGALLYASPSVRRVLGYDPEELRHLDLLALVHPDDRARAEQEVPFVVAHPATPHRSLLRVRHRDGRWRSMETVTVNLLHDPDVRAVVSNQQDVTERGHLEEQLRHAQKMDAVGRLAGGVAHDLNNVLSVIQGFGEMIEPELPNEEVREDLREILRAAERARTLTRQLLAFGRRQVLNPEVLDLNGCVTGLQRMLGRVLGEHIDIHLRLHQVPLPAKADAGQLEQVILNLALNARDAMPTGGRLTIATGEALLDQEYARHHADVRPGEYVTLTVSDEGSGMAPEVRERIFEPFFTTKAAGKGTGLGLATVFGIVTQSGGHIGVQSEVGAGTSFTIFLPRASAPPDERAERPGPRPGPPGRETVLVVEDDEGVRRFVMRALGRHGYQLLEAPGGREALEVHARHSGSIDLLLTDVVMPAMSGPELAQALRARQPELRVLFMSGYADGAVSSHGALVAGTHFMEKPLTVEELTRRVRRALDES; from the coding sequence ATGTCGACCTTCGCCGGACTGCACGATCCCCTGGCCCTGCTAGAGGAGGTCTTCGCGCGCGCCCCGATGGGGCTACAGGTCTACGGCGCGGACGGCACCTCCCTGCTCGTCAATCCGGCCTTCAACACGATCTTCGGCGCCGTACCTCCGCCTGGCTACAACGTCCTCCAGGACGAGAAGCTCGAACGCCGAACAGCCGAGTTCCTCCGACGCGTCTTCGCCGGGGAGTCACTTCTCCTGCCCGCAACCTGGTACGACCCGCTCCGCGCCGACTACGGAACGATGGAGAGCGGCGGGCTTTCCGCCGTGGAAACGGTAGGCTTCCCGCTTCTCGACGGTCAGGGGCAGGTTCGGCACGCCGTGATGCTCTTCACCGACGTGACGGAACGCCTGCGCAGCGAGAAGGCGCGCGGGGAGACCGAGCTGCGCTTCCGGCGCATCGTCGAGCTGGCCCACGAAGGCGTCTGGACCCTCGACGAGCAAGACCGCACGACCTTCGTGAATCCACGCATGGCCGAAATGCTCGGCTGGCCGCCCGAGGAGCTGCTCGGCCGCTCGCCGCTCGACTTTTTCGATGAGCCCTGGCGCAGCCGCGCCACCGGCGGCATCGCCCGCCAACGGCTCGGCCATCCCGGCCGCGCAGAGCTGCAAATGCGGCGGAGGGACGGCCGACCGCTCTGGGTGCTGCTCTCGGCCACCCCGCTCACCGACGAGGCGGGCGCGTATCACGGAAGTCTCGCCCTGCTGACCGACGTGACCGACCGAAAGCTCGCGGAAGAGGAGGTGGCGCGGTCCGAGCGCCGCTTCCGCGCGATCGTCGAGCACGGGGCGGACGTCATCACGCTTCACGACGCCGACGGCGCGCTGCTCTACGCGTCCCCCTCGGTGCGGCGGGTGCTCGGTTACGATCCTGAGGAGCTGCGGCACCTCGACCTTCTCGCACTGGTGCACCCCGACGACCGGGCGCGCGCGGAGCAGGAAGTGCCCTTCGTGGTCGCGCACCCCGCGACGCCACATCGCTCGCTCCTCCGCGTTCGCCACCGGGACGGCAGATGGCGCTCCATGGAGACCGTCACCGTCAACCTGCTGCACGACCCGGACGTGCGAGCGGTGGTCTCGAATCAGCAGGATGTCACCGAACGCGGGCACCTCGAGGAGCAGCTACGCCACGCGCAAAAGATGGACGCGGTGGGGAGGCTCGCCGGTGGTGTGGCGCACGACCTGAACAACGTCCTTTCGGTCATTCAGGGCTTCGGCGAGATGATCGAGCCGGAGCTCCCTAACGAGGAGGTCCGCGAGGACCTGCGGGAGATCCTCCGCGCCGCAGAGAGAGCGCGCACCCTCACACGTCAGCTCCTGGCCTTCGGCCGCCGACAGGTCCTCAATCCGGAGGTCCTGGACCTCAACGGCTGCGTGACGGGCCTCCAGCGCATGCTGGGCCGCGTGCTCGGCGAGCACATCGACATCCACCTGCGACTGCACCAGGTCCCCCTTCCGGCGAAGGCCGATGCCGGACAGCTGGAGCAGGTGATCCTGAACCTGGCCCTCAACGCGCGCGACGCGATGCCGACCGGGGGCCGCCTGACGATCGCGACCGGCGAGGCGCTGCTCGATCAGGAGTATGCCCGCCACCACGCGGACGTGCGGCCGGGCGAGTACGTCACGCTGACGGTCAGCGACGAGGGGTCGGGCATGGCTCCAGAGGTCCGGGAACGGATCTTCGAGCCCTTCTTCACGACCAAGGCCGCCGGGAAGGGGACCGGGCTGGGCCTCGCCACGGTCTTCGGTATCGTCACGCAGAGCGGCGGCCACATCGGCGTGCAGAGCGAGGTGGGAGCGGGGACGAGCTTCACGATCTTCTTGCCCAGGGCCTCCGCTCCCCCCGACGAGCGGGCGGAGCGCCCCGGCCCGCGTCCAGGGCCGCCGGGCCGGGAGACGGTGCTGGTGGTCGAGGACGACGAAGGGGTTCGGCGCTTCGTCATGCGGGCGCTGGGCCGCCACGGTTACCAGCTCCTGGAGGCCCCGGGAGGTCGGGAGGCGCTGGAGGTGCACGCGCGGCACTCGGGTTCCATCGACCTGCTCCTCACCGACGTCGTGATGCCGGCGATGAGCGGCCCGGAGCTGGCGCAAGCCCTCCGCGCTCGGCAGCCGGAGCTGCGGGTGCTCTTCATGTCGGGCTACGCCGACGGCGCGGTCTCCAGCCACGGCGCGCTGGTGGCAGGCACACACTTCATGGAGAAACCGCTCACCGTCGAGGAGCTGACGCGTCGCGTGCGCCGCGCGCTGGACGAGTCGTGA
- a CDS encoding DUF1565 domain-containing protein, with product MRSDDLVWGEAERDRPATWAEGRWRLAAFLVSFVGAAVACGAGTPGPAPDSGSSALPGDGARFDGPPGADGTARDGGLADGRVSDGKRSDGGGPSDGAVAADAPAPAGKTYVVALAGKDSNPGTAAAPLRTIGKALALAAAGDLVLVRPGTYAERLSLDGKHGVQGRPITVLGDSRDPNTYPVIDGGDPGYATSSDKPAVSIARSSWLTFERLKIVNSSKASVSIAASGYVVLRRLVLDFHGQGVLVKDKAHHVLVEYCELFQSYGQQTWTQLKGSKWEGGAFVSFGGAGMHVVRFNHIHDAFNGIYLSKGSRTASYHDANVWIYRNRFERIVDDPYEPETYAFNNHFFHNTLVNTHRMMSLAPAYLGPIYCYANVQTLTTDVTGEAASKGRRNSAFKVELNSTFPTNGAYVFNNSIDVSTPGVNGYGVDLLAAEVHKLFHYNNAYRTEKVTISTAPRLVDAELDADISQTSLGYAEPNGLSNAEPGFLRTTPEDFRLGSAAAARGRARAIVLSVGFASSAVVAAKADVGAYQAGEQDFRVVPSPVYAVPPGGEDPSFGSGNLPWPADVYGGPRPPSGPRLK from the coding sequence ATGAGATCCGACGACTTGGTATGGGGTGAGGCAGAACGCGACCGGCCTGCTACGTGGGCAGAGGGCCGGTGGAGGCTGGCCGCGTTCCTCGTGAGCTTCGTGGGGGCGGCCGTGGCCTGCGGTGCGGGGACCCCGGGGCCTGCGCCCGACAGTGGATCGAGCGCGCTTCCGGGCGACGGCGCGCGTTTCGATGGTCCCCCGGGGGCCGATGGGACCGCTCGGGATGGTGGCCTCGCCGACGGTCGCGTTTCCGACGGCAAGCGCTCCGACGGGGGAGGGCCGAGCGACGGGGCGGTGGCAGCGGACGCGCCGGCCCCCGCCGGCAAGACCTACGTGGTGGCGCTCGCCGGCAAGGACAGCAACCCCGGCACAGCCGCGGCACCCCTGCGCACGATCGGCAAGGCCCTGGCGCTGGCGGCGGCCGGGGACCTCGTCCTCGTGCGGCCAGGCACCTACGCCGAGCGCCTCTCCCTCGACGGCAAGCACGGGGTGCAGGGGCGGCCCATCACTGTCCTCGGGGACAGTCGGGACCCGAACACCTATCCGGTGATCGACGGCGGAGACCCGGGGTATGCGACCTCGTCGGACAAGCCCGCCGTCAGCATCGCCCGGAGCTCGTGGCTCACCTTCGAGCGGCTCAAGATCGTGAACTCCAGCAAGGCCTCCGTCTCGATCGCCGCGAGCGGCTACGTGGTCCTGCGCCGCCTGGTGCTCGACTTCCACGGCCAGGGTGTGCTCGTGAAGGACAAGGCCCATCACGTGCTGGTCGAGTACTGCGAGCTCTTCCAGAGCTACGGCCAGCAGACCTGGACCCAACTAAAAGGATCGAAGTGGGAGGGTGGCGCGTTCGTGTCGTTCGGCGGCGCCGGGATGCACGTCGTGCGCTTCAACCACATCCACGATGCGTTCAACGGTATCTATCTGTCCAAGGGATCTCGGACCGCTTCCTATCACGATGCGAACGTGTGGATCTATCGCAACCGCTTCGAGCGCATCGTAGACGACCCGTACGAGCCCGAGACCTACGCCTTCAATAATCACTTCTTCCATAACACGCTCGTGAACACCCATCGCATGATGTCGCTGGCTCCGGCCTACCTCGGACCGATATACTGCTACGCCAACGTCCAGACTCTCACCACCGACGTCACGGGCGAAGCGGCCTCGAAAGGCCGCCGCAACTCGGCCTTCAAGGTGGAGCTAAATAGCACCTTTCCCACGAACGGGGCGTATGTCTTCAATAACAGCATAGACGTGTCCACTCCTGGCGTGAACGGCTACGGCGTCGACCTCCTGGCCGCCGAGGTGCACAAGCTCTTCCACTACAACAATGCCTACCGGACCGAGAAGGTGACCATCTCCACGGCGCCCAGGCTCGTGGACGCGGAGCTCGATGCCGACATCTCGCAGACCAGCCTCGGGTACGCCGAGCCGAATGGGCTCTCGAACGCGGAGCCGGGCTTTTTGCGCACTACGCCCGAGGACTTCCGGCTCGGCAGCGCGGCGGCGGCCCGGGGTCGGGCGCGTGCGATCGTGCTCTCCGTCGGCTTCGCCTCCTCCGCGGTCGTGGCCGCCAAGGCCGACGTGGGGGCCTACCAGGCGGGGGAACAGGATTTCCGCGTCGTGCCCTCGCCCGTGTACGCGGTGCCGCCCGGGGGCGAAGATCCGTCGTTCGGCAGCGGGAACCTGCCTTGGCCGGCGGACGTCTACGGGGGGCCGCGGCCGCCGTCGGGACCGCGGCTCAAGTAA